Proteins encoded in a region of the Ornithodoros turicata isolate Travis chromosome 3, ASM3712646v1, whole genome shotgun sequence genome:
- the LOC135389373 gene encoding uncharacterized protein K02A2.6-like, whose translation MSHPVSANPWEKIGVDLMECAGRHFLVTVDYLSNFWKVDELRSTTSDAVIRKLKAHFGRYGILITVFTDNGPQFASQQSTQFANEWDFRHHTSSPHYPQSNGMVESAVKMAKKLITKALESGREPQLAFLDYRNTPQQGTQMSPAQAFLGRRTRTTLPTTEVLLQPRYGTPQIAKQAQQRRSATYYNKNAKQLSELQPGQTVRVHPVASTSKWKLGTTTRKSGPRSYEVRSEGQLLRRNRVHVREVPHHEKKPNEPISISQRCSRPNQPLLDHNDLLDTEDKRFLSKGRMFRDV comes from the coding sequence ATGTCCCACCCTGTTTCAGCAAATCCCTGGGAGAAAATAGGCGTGGACCTAATGGAATGCGCAGGACGTCATTTTCTCGTCACGGTCGACTACCTCAGCAACTTCTGGAAAGTGGACGAACTCCGATCCACAACGAGTGATGCAGTTATCAGAAAGCTGAAAGCTCACTTCGGCAGATATGGCATTCTGATAACAGTGTTCACGGATAATGGACCCCAATTTGCCAGCCAGCAGTCCACCCAGTTCGCGAATGAATGGGACTTTAGGCATCACACGAGCAGCCCACACTACCCGCAATCAAATGGCATGGTGGAGTCTGCAGTGAAAATGGCGAAGAAACTAATAACGAAAGCACTCGAGAGTGGGCGAGAACCACAGCTAGCTTTCCTTGACTACAGGAACACACCCCAGCAAGGAACACAAATGTCGCCCGCACAAGCATTTCTAGGGCGCAGAACGCGAACCACACTACCTACAACGGAGGTCCTCTTGCAGCCGAGGTATGGGACACCACAAATAGCAAAGCAAGCACAACAAAGACGAAGTGCCACTTACTACAACAAGAATGCAAAGCAGCTCAGTGAGCTACAACCAGGACAGACTGTACGAGTACATCCAGTGGCAAGCACGAGCAAATGGAAGCTCGGGACAACTACGAGAAAAAGTGGGCCACGTTCATACGAAGTTCGCAGCGAGGGCCAACTTCTCAGACGCAATCGCGTACATGTCCGTGAAGTCCCTCACCACGAGAAGAAGCCCAATGAACCAATATCCATCTCTCAAAGATGCAGTCGACCGAACCAACCTCTGTTGGACCACAATGACTTGCTGGACACAGAAGACAAGCGATTTCTTTCAAAGGGGAGGATGTTTAGAGATGTATAA
- the LOC135389374 gene encoding tigger transposable element-derived protein 4-like, translated as MGLVNVDEMGLFYKALPSKILTYKGEMCSGEKRSKERITMLVGANMDSCEKLKSIVVGKWKHPRSFKGTQQLPVSYYAKSKAWMTRTIFENWLKEDDAKCARQKRNAVFIVENSPVHSHVIGLKSITIKFLAANTTAVIQPMDQGVIQNLKVLYSRQLLHRMLLCAGNNKDYCMNLLSAFLILTHAW; from the coding sequence ATGGGACTTGTCAACGTCGACGAGATGGGATTGTTTTACAAGGCACTCCCGTCCAAGATTTTGACATACAAGGGTGAAATGTGCAGTGGTGAAAAACGTAGCAAAGAACGGATCACCATGCTCGTAGGTGCAAATATGGACAGCTGTGAAAAGCTGAAGAGTATTGTTGTTGGCAAATGGAAACACCCACGTTCCTTTAAAGGTACACAACAGCTTCCTGTCAGCTACTATGCCAAAAGCAAAGCGTGGATGACACGAACAATCTTTGAGAACTGGCTGAAGGAGGATGATGCGAAGTGCGCAAGGCAGAAGAGAAATGCTGTTTTTATAGTGGAGAACTCCCCTGTTCACAGCCACGTGATCGGACTGAAATCGATCACCATCAAGTTCCTGGCAGCGAACACAACTGCTGTGATCCAGCCAATGGACCAGGGTGTGATACAGAACTTGAAGGTGCTCTACTCTCGTCAGCTTCTGCATCGAATGCTGCTGTGTGCGGGTAACAACAAGGACTACTGCATGAACCTGCTGTCGGCATTTCTCATCCTCACACATGCCTGGTAA
- the LOC135389375 gene encoding tigger transposable element-derived protein 6-like has translation MSRKRKALPFKDKLEILSKRKRADLAKELGIPQSALSTIVGQRDGILKNVQQFGINVKQAKPAQHVKLEEVLLAWFKEVTAAGINVDGKVLREKADEIALSLGVENFLVSTGWLRRFKARHRLVYKSVCGEGKKVDEDVVSEWMTSTLPTLHAGYEPRDVFNADEAGLFFNVQPGKSLCFKGQNCQGGEKSKQRVTVLFCCNADGSEKMKLTVIRRSLKPRCFKHAGRLPCLYKANKKAWMTGSLFEEFLPYLDRKMACSNRKIVLIIDQCSAHPKQDELQKVKVLFLPPNATSHLQPLDAGIIRNVRHHFKELLMRRLLAKIDRKDQHLQINLLDALHFVAMSWDRVTATTMQNCFRKCGFFNQTAPSADADVDATEDDLAIENWDHLGVEVSAHDFVTVDDDLATCGLRSIDKIVSEGGPQASGSCSEEDTADEHPPTTAETLDALDVLRRVVDSEGMSEDACERFYAFQRTLLKHIEGTKKQLPITDFFCCK, from the coding sequence ATGTCACGCAAGCGGAAAGCTCTGCCCTTCAAGGATAAACTTGAAATCTTATCCAAGAGAAAGCGTGCCGACCTCGCAAAGGAGCTTGGCATCCCGCAATCGGCACTCAGCACAATCGTCGGCCAGCGAGACGGAATTCTGAAGAACGTCCAACAGTTTGGGATCAACGTGAAGCAGGCTAAGCCTGCACAACACGTCAAGCTTGAGGAGGTCCTTTTAGCCTGGTTTAAAGAAGTTACAGCAGCCGGTATCAACGTCGACGGCAAAGTGTTACGGGAAAAGGCGGACGAGATTGCACTCTCCCTTGGAGTAGAAAATTTCCTGGTCTCCACTGGTTGGCTTCGTCGATTTAAAGCAAGGCACAGACTTGTTTACAAGAGCGTCTGTGGTGAAGGAAAGAAGGTGGACGAGGATGTCGTTAGCGAGTGGATGACGAGCACGTTGCCCACGCTCCATGCAGGGTATGAACCACGAGACGTTTTCAACGCAGACGAGGCTGGACTTTTCTTCAATGTTCAGCCAGGGAAAAGCCTATGCTTCAAAGGCCAGAACTGTCAGGGCGGCGAGAAAAGTAAGCAGAGAGTCACCGTTCTATTTTGCTGCAATGCCGACGGTTCAGAGAAGATGAAACTGACAGTCATCAGGAGGTCCCTGAAGCCCAGGTGTTTCAAGCACGCAGGTCGCTTGCCTTGTCTTTATAAGGCTAATAAAAAGGCATGGATGACTGGGTCACTTTTTGAAGAATTTCTGCCATACCTGGATCGCAAGATGGCCTGCAGCAACAGAAAGATTGTGCTGATCATCGACCAGTGCTCTGCACATCCAAAACAAGATGAGCTTCAGAAAGTTAAGGTCCTGTTCCTGCCCCCGAATGCAACAAGTCATTTGCAGCCGCTGGACGCCGGCATCATTCGGAACGTTAGGCACCATTTCAAAGAGCTTCTGATGCGGCGTCTTCTCGCAAAAATCGACCGAAAAGACCAGCATTTGCAGATCAACCTCTTGGACGCTCTGCATTTTGTCGCAATGTCGTGGGACCGTGTGACTGCCACAACGATGCAGAACTGCTTTCGGAAGTGCGGATTTTTCAACCAAACTGCTCCGAGTGCAGACGCCGATGTGGACGCCACGGAGGACGATCTCGCAATTGAGAACTGGGACCATCTTGGTGTGGAAGTGTCTGCGCACGATTTTGTCACAGTCGATGACGACCTTGCGACGTGCGGATTGAGGAGCATCGACAAAATAGTCAGCGAAGGGGGACCGCAGGCATCAGGTTCGTGCAGTGAGGAAGACACCGCCGATGAGCACCCGCCGACTACAGCCGAAACGTTAGACGCGCTCGATGTTCTGCGGCGTGTCGTGGACTCTGAGGGCATGAGCGAAGACGCGTGTGAACGGTTTTACGCATTTCAACGCACTCTTCTAAAACATATTGAAGGAACGAAAAAGCAGCTCCCAATTACCGACTTCTTTTGTTGCAAATAG